The Streptomyces sp. NBC_00236 DNA window GTGGTGCTGGTGGTCGTCATACGGCAGCCTCCTCGACGGCGCCCAGGGGGTGGTGACAGGCGACGAGGCCGCCTGCGTCTCGGTCACCGTCGTATCCGGTGAGCGGCGGCGGCTCGGTGGTGCAGTGGTCGGTGGCCATGCCGCAGCGCGGGGCGAACCGGCAGCCGGGGGGCGGGTGCAGCAGGTTGGGAGGGCGGCCCTCGATGGTGGGCAGCAGGGTGTGCGGGGGCAGGTCGAGACGGGGGACGGAAGCGATCAGGGCGCTGCTGTACGGGTGCCGGGGGCGTTCGAACACGGCCGCTGTGGGCGCGTACTCGACGAGGCGGCCGGCGTACATGACCGCGACCCGGTCCGTCCGGCCGGCGACGGTGGCGAGGTCGTGGCTGATCAGGACGGTCGCCATCCTCAGGTCGCGGGCGAGCGACTGGAGGAGGTCCAGGATCTGCTTCTGCACGGTGACGTCGAGCGCGGTGGTGGGTTCGTCGGCGATGAGCAGGCGAGGGCCGCAGGCCAGGGCCATGGCGATGACGACGCGCTGGCGCATGCCGCCGGAGAGCTCGTGCGGGTACTGGCGGGCGCGTCGGGCGGGTTCGGGGATGCCCACCTGACGGAGCAGGTCGACGGCGCGGTCCCGGGCCTCGGCGCGGCTCAGGCCGAGGTGGGCGCGGACGCTCTCGGACAGGTGCGTGCCGACCTTCTTCACCGGGTTCAGTGAGGTCATCGGGTCCTGGAAGACCATGGCGACCTCGGTGCCCCACAGGGCTCTGCGGCCCGACGGGCTGAGCGCGTGGACGTCCTTGCCGCCGAGCATGACCTTTCCGGAGACGGTGGTGCCGGGGCCGTCGGTGATCAGTCCCATGAGGGTGCGGCCCAGAACGGACTTGCCGGAGCCGGACTCGCCGACGATGCCGAGGGTCTCGCCCTCGGACAGCGACAGGCTGACCCCGTCGACGGCCTGCACGGGGCCGCGCGGTGTGTGGAAGGCGGTGCGTACGCCGGTGGCGGTCAGCAGCTCGGACGCGTCGGGT harbors:
- a CDS encoding ABC transporter ATP-binding protein, with amino-acid sequence MTTPPLSDHAAPAGPDASELLTATGVRTAFHTPRGPVQAVDGVSLSLSEGETLGIVGESGSGKSVLGRTLMGLITDGPGTTVSGKVMLGGKDVHALSPSGRRALWGTEVAMVFQDPMTSLNPVKKVGTHLSESVRAHLGLSRAEARDRAVDLLRQVGIPEPARRARQYPHELSGGMRQRVVIAMALACGPRLLIADEPTTALDVTVQKQILDLLQSLARDLRMATVLISHDLATVAGRTDRVAVMYAGRLVEYAPTAAVFERPRHPYSSALIASVPRLDLPPHTLLPTIEGRPPNLLHPPPGCRFAPRCGMATDHCTTEPPPLTGYDGDRDAGGLVACHHPLGAVEEAAV